The Cynocephalus volans isolate mCynVol1 chromosome 1, mCynVol1.pri, whole genome shotgun sequence region gccatcccggggacacacgtagaaggAGGATCCTGCCATCCTGTTCCTAGCTCGCGGGTAGCTGCACCCTGGAGCTCCCCAAGTGACCTGGTAGTAAgaattttcatagtttgagtcaggaggcctgactcttttagaggccgatgcatcaatttctggaatatcccaagtctcgagacccgccgccagggcacatatatcaggggtgagggggggccaccaagtccaaagggggtggacttctgtcttggaccagacaacctttccagtttgggacagtacctgccaggtgagggacGTGGGCTGGTtggggttattacttggtaggcttgttctgccgccgccgaatgcgcagcttaagaggattatcagtcctttccagctcccaggattcatctggtatggagggtggcgcaggcttgaggtgagaagcatggacccaggccgCAATACCGTCCACTTTTACCGCTGTTGGTGTGGTCAGcagcaccaggtacgggcctttccaccgaggctcaaggctgccggtccgatggcgcctaacaagcacttggtctccgacctggaacggatgagggatggccacggcgcctggctcgtatacctccttgatctggtcccagatctgggtttttacaacttctaaagcctttaaatgagtgaataagacaggaaagaaattatCATCAGGACCCAACGTCTCTCCAAACCCAAGTATAGGGGgcggtcccccatagagaatttcatagggagttagaccaaACCGGCCAGGGGTgttcctggctctgagcagcgctaaAGGAAGGAGAGCCACCCaatcttttccaccggtctctaaggctaatttagtcaaggtctctttgattgtcctgttcattctttctacctgtcctgagctctggggtctatacgcacaatgtaatttccattgtatccccagttgagtggccagtccctgacttacctgagcaacaaaggctgggccgttatctgacccgagtaccttagggatcccgaagcggggtaggatttcttctaatatctttttgcagacggtcagggccgtttcagtcttggtaggaaaagcttctacccatccagagaaagtatctataaataccagcagatacctgtttccataccgACCAGGCTTTATCTCTGTGAAGTCTACtccccagtatacgccgggtcgatctcctcgttgtctttttccggtctctcggtaggttgcgaccgcattagtcatggcacaagcttGACACTGACTGGCGACTTCGCGAACTGCAGACGAGAGGtttgggatgaggaggctggtgcgaTTTATCAATTGGAGAAGTTTTGCTGGTCCCAAGTGCGTCAGCCGGTGTAgccgttgaatgaattcttttccttgGTCAGGGGTGAGTTCTCCTAGCTTGGCCTTTGTCTGGGCGGGTTCGATTGGCTCTTGAGGTTTggtagtttctgccagcactctggtcgacagggcggcttgttttgcagcctcatcGGCCCTCCGGTTTCCGGTGGCTACAGGGTCGCTTCCCttctggtggccggggcagtggataataGCGACCTGTTTGGGGAGGTGgatggcctctagcagggccaaaatttcttctttgtttttaatgtcttttccagccgaaGTGAGCAGCCCcctttgtttatatattgccccatgaacaTGAGCAGTGGCGAAAGCGTACCTGCTGTCTGtatagatgttgatgttttttccttcagccAGGCGCAACGCCTGGGTCAAAGCCACCAGTTCGGCCCTTTGAGCTGACGTACCTTCCGGCAAGCTGCTCGCCCACACCGTCCGCtggccatctacgatggcggcccctgcccGCCGTCTACCTTCCACAATAAAACTactaccgtccgtataccaggTTGGCACCCCAGGCAATGGCTGATCCTTGAGGTCCTGGCGAGTcccagtttcttcggcgaggatctcgGAACACCTGTGCACTGGGGTGGCTTCCGGTTCGGCTGGTAGTAGAGTAGCTGGGTTTAGGATGGCAGGGGGAGCGAATGTTACCTTTTCATTCAGTAGTAagctctggtaatgagtcatcctAGCGTTGGTCATCCAtcggtcggggggctgccgcacgatgctttcgaggctatgggaagcaatcacagtcacgtTTTGCCCCAGAGTCAgtttatcagcgtctttgagaaGGAGCGCAacggctgcaaccgctttcaggcaggttggccacccgctgGCCACCGGATctagtttttttgatagataggCTACCGGCCGCCGCCAGGGCCCTAGAGCCTGAGTGAGCACTCCCCGGGCTAcgccggctctttcatctacatATAGAGTGAATGGTTTGGTGAGATCCGGGAGGGCCAGAGCAggggctgacagcaaggctttttttatgtaaTCAAGAGCCCTCTGATGTTCCTCAGTCCAAATAAAAGAGTTGCCCTCTTTTGTCaaggggtacaagggtgcagctaGGGTGGCGAACCCAGGGATCCAAAGCCTGCAGAATCCAGCAGTACCCAAGAACTCACGAACCTGTCTAGGGGTCGTGGGGGTAGGAATtttcataacagtagcctttcgAGCCGGGGTCAGCCACCTTTTTCCCTCTTTGAGCAGAtaccccagataggtgacctctctctggcagagctgggcctttttagctgatacccgatATCCCAACCTACTTAACTCTTGTAGGAGTTTttgtgtcccttctttgcagtccTTGTATGTGGGGGCCGCCaccaggaggtcgtccacatattggagtaatattaCCTGGGAGTTGAGGGCCCTAAAGGGAGccaaatcccggtggagggcttCGTCGAAGATGGTGGGAGAGTTCTtaaacccctgtggcagccgggtccaggtcagctgacctgtggtGCCTTTTTCTGGGTCCCTCCACTCAAACGCGAACAACGGCTGGCTGTTGGGATGTAGCCTGAGGCAGAAGAAGGCGTCCTTAAGATCCAGGACTGAATACCAGGTGTGGCTAGGCGGGAGGGAGCTCAGGAGGCTGTAAGGATTTGGGACGGTAGGATGTATATCCTGCACCCTCTTATTAATTTCCctcaggtcttggactggccgatagtcattggtccctgacTTTTTTACAGGCAAcagaggggtattccagggcgacTGACAGGGCACCAGGACTCCTAGGTTTAAGAATCTTTGGATGTGAGGCCTGATGCCTTCTTGGGCCTCCTTGCTCATTGGGTATTGACGAACAgtcaccggtgaggcacctgattttAGTTCTACTATTACTGGTGGGACTTGTttggccagtcccatgcctgcTTTCTCGGCCCATACAGAGGGAAAAAGCTGGAGCCAGGACGGATCAATAGAGGAGGGAACTGGTctttcatgtagccggtattcttcttctaagcttaggaccaggcacatagtagggcGATCATCCCACGTTACTTGTGGACCCTCAGCCGAGAACTGGATCTGGGCTTTTAGTTTGGTTAGGAGGTCCCTGCctaacagaggagcagggcactcgggtatgaccaggAAGGAgtgggtcacttgtttatgtccaatctttaaaagtctctttgtggtccaggggtagattTTACTGCCTGTTGCCCCTTCCACAactgtccgtctggaccctacTTTACCCAGAGGCTGGGTCAATACCGAGTGCTCAGCCCCAGTGTCGACTAggaactcgatgggggtcccctccacagtcagcattaccctaggttcggggaggggatccgaaccccgactcccctagtcatctagggacagaactttggctttccggatgtttttcttttggggacattctcttgcccaatgccccttttctttacagtatgcgcACTGGTCTCTGTCCAGGGGGGGTCTTCTTTCCCTAGGTGTCTGCCtcgcccggttgctcaggttttCTGCCTTCCTGTCTCTAGACTCTCTTTCACCTACTACTGCGGCCagaatcctagttaaatttttctcttggcgcttatcgcgtcgtctttccctttcttctgcctcctttttttctctgtcttgtctctcttcttctgtctctctcttatgatacactttttctgcctcccttactaaatcttgtaaggaatagtCTTGGAGCCCTTCTAGCCTCTGTAACTTCCTtttaatatctggggctgactgcccgatgaaggccatggcaactgcagcctgctgcccctcagaagaggggtcaaacggagtatATCTCCTATAGGCCTCGGTTAGACGTTCTAaaaaaaccgaagggggttcagccggtccctgcaagacctctcttaccttggccaaattagtggggcgccgggctgcccctttgagacctgccactagagtccggcggtagaccaggagacgctccctacctgcggccgtgttgtaatcccactgGGGCCGATTAAGGGGaaaagcctcattaatgaggttctcgagctgagtaggggccccgttgtccccgaggaCGTTCTtgcgagcctccaggaggatcctTTCTCGCTCCTCAGTGGTGAATAGAATCTGTAAAAGTTGTTGACAGTCGTCCCAAGTTGGCTGATGGGAAAACATAAGAGATTCAAGGAGCCCTGTGAGTCCTGCTGGGTTCTCAgagaaagaaggatggttagacttccaattatAGAGGTCTGCTGAGgagaaaggccaatattgtagagggaccaggccgttgggctcggccgGGGGTCCCACGGCTCGGAGGGGCAAAaccacagtggagtcaggacccgagtcgtccGCCGGGCTACGGACGCGACGGCTCCTGGTCCTGGCGGCTAGTCCCCCAAGGTCAGAAGTATCGGGCGCCTGGCTCGGCGCCGGTCCGACCGCTTGGGGGGCCAAGGGAGGTGGCAGTGCTGCCGGGTAAGGCGGGGGTTCAGACATAAGGAGTAAATCGTCTGTTGCGGGATAAATGGGGATTGGGGGAGGAGCGGAGGGCCTCCTTGTAAGTGGTCCTCGAGAATTTTCTGGGCCAGAGGCAACAGCGACCTTGACGGAGGGTGGCACCCACGGAGGAGGGCTCTGGGCGAGGTCCAGCCACACCACAATGTATGGGACTTGGTCTGGATGTCCTCCGGTTTCCTGGAagacaatctttttaactgcaaaaaggACAGAGAGATTAAAGGTTC contains the following coding sequences:
- the LOC134380100 gene encoding LOW QUALITY PROTEIN: uncharacterized protein LOC134380100 (The sequence of the model RefSeq protein was modified relative to this genomic sequence to represent the inferred CDS: substituted 1 base at 1 genomic stop codon); its protein translation is MGQGTSTPLSLTLDHWKDVKTRAHNQSVEIKKGKWQTLCSSEWPTFGIGWPPEGTFNLSVLFAVKKIVFQETGGHPDQVPYIVVWLDLAQSPPPWVPPSVKVAVASGPENSRGPLTRRPSAPPPIPIYPATDDLLLMSEPPPYPAALPPPLAPQAVGPAPSQAPDTSDLGGLAARTRSRRVRSPADDSGPDSTVVLPLRAVGPPAEPNGLVPLQYWPFSSADLYNWKSNHPSFSENPAGLTGLLESLMFSHQPTWDDCQQLLQILFTTEERERILLEARKNVLGDNGAPTQLENLINEAFPLNRPQWDYNTAAGRERLLVYRRTLVAGLKGAARRPTNLAKVREVLQGPAEPPSVFLERLTEAYRRYTPFDPSSEGQQAAVAMAFIGQSAPDIKRKLQRLEGLQDYSLQDLVREAEKVYHKRETEEERQDREKKEAEERERRRDKRQEKNLTRILAAVVGERESRDRKAENLSNRARQTPRERRPPLDRDQCAYCKEKGHWARECPQKKNIRKAKVLSLDDXGSRGSDPLPEPRVMLTVEGTPIEFLVDTGAEHSVLTQPLGKVGSRRTVVEGATGSKIYPWTTKRLLKIGHKQVTHSFLVIPECPAPLLGRDLLTKLKAQIQFSAEGPQVTWDDRPTMCLVLSLEEEYRLHERPVPSSIDPSWLQLFPSVWAEKAGMGLAKQVPPVIVELKSGASPVTVRQYPMSKEAQEGIRPHIQRFLNLGVLVPCQSPWNTPLLPVKKSGTNDYRPVQDLREINKRVQDIHPTVPNPYSLLSSLPPSHTWYSVLDLKDAFFCLRLHPNSQPLFAFEWRDPEKGTTGQLTWTRLPQGFKNSPTIFDEALHRDLAPFRALNSQVILLQYVDDLLVAAPTYKDCKEGTQKLLQELSRLGYRVSAKKAQLCQREVTYLGYLLKEGKRWLTPARKATVMKIPTPTTPRQVREFLGTAGFCRLWIPGFATLAAPLYPLTKEGNSFIWTEEHQRALDYIKKALLSAPALALPDLTKPFTLYVDERAGVARGVLTQALGPWRRPVAYLSKKLDPVASGWPTCLKAVAAVALLLKDADKLTLGQNVTVIASHSLESIVRQPPDRWMTNARMTHYQSLLLNEKVTFAPPAILNPATLLPAEPEATPVHRCSEILAEETGTRQDLKDQPLPGVPTWYTDGSSFIVEGRRRAGAAIVDGQRTVWASSLPEGTSAQRAELVALTQALRLAEGKNINIYTDSRYAFATAHVHGAIYKQRGLLTSAGKDIKNKEEILALLEAIHLPKQVAIIHCPGHQKGSDPVATGNRRADEAAKQAALSTRVLAETTKPQEPIEPAQTKAKLGELTPDQGKEFIQRLHRLTHLGPAKLLQLINRTSLLIPNLSSAVREVASQCQACAMTNAVATYRETGKRQRGDRPGVYWGVDFTEIKPGRYGNRYLLVFIDTFSGWVEAFPTKTETALTVCKKILEEILPRFGIPKVLGSDNGPAFVAQVSQGLATQLGIQWKLHCAYRPQSSGQVERMNRTIKETLTKLALETGGKDWVALLPLALLRARNTPGRFGLTPYEILYGGPPPILGFGETLGPDDNFFPVLFTHLKALEVVKTQIWDQIKEVYEPGAVAIPHPFQVGDQVLVRRHRTGSLEPRWKGPYLVLLTTPTAVKVDGIAAWVHASHLKPAPPSIPDESWELERTDNPLKL